Within the Trichocoleus desertorum ATA4-8-CV12 genome, the region ATCAAATTGCTGGCTGAGGAATTAGAATCCTATCTCCCCTTCTGGCAACGGTCTGAAACTTTACCCAAATGGGATATCACCATTCTTCCTGCTTGACAGGGGTGTTATTTATTTGCAACCCCCTAACTGGTTCATTTTCAGGTGGGGCGGTGATAGATCCATGCCGTTGACGAGTAAGCGCCCACTGTTGATGCTTTCGAGGCGATTGAAGCAGCGGAGTAAGGTGCTTTTGCCACATCCGGAAGGGCCAATTACGGCAACGACTTCTCCTGGCTGGACGACACCGCTAACTCCCTGTAGAATTCTCAAGTCACCAAAGCTTTTTTCTACCTGCTCGAACAAGATAGCGGGGGTTGTACTGTCCATAGCGCCAGAAGAAGGAACGAATCATTTAATGCTGATTCTAGCGACACTCTGCGGTTCAGCTTGTAAGATTGACGCAATCTCTGGATCGGCGCAGCCTTAGCGATCGCCATCATCCTGTGTTTCAACTGCGGCGGAGGGTAGTGGAAGCTCTAAACATATGCCGAATTTTTTAAGATCACGTTGGCTGCAACGCTTAGTTGTGGCTTGCAGTTGTTTGCTGCTGATTTTGCTAGGTCACTCGGCTTCTGTTGCGCAGACTCAGAGAGTTCTGAGAGTTGGCACTGAGCCAGCTTTTCCCCCGTTTGAGTTTCAAGCGCCTGGGGGTGGGCTGCAAGGATTTGATATTGATTTGATGCAGGCGATCGCCCAAGCGGAAGGGTTGCAGGTGGAGTTCCAAAGTTTACCGTTTGATGGTCTGATTCCTGCCTTGCAAGCCAGAACCGTAGATGCGGCGATTAGCTCAATGACGATTACCGCTGAGCGGCAACAGACGGTAGATTTCTCGCGGCCTTATTTTAAGGCGGGGTTGGCGATCGCGGTTCGGGCCAACAATACCAGCACAACCGACCTAAGCAGTTTGCAGAACCAGACCATCGGTGTCCAGATTGGCACTACAGGCGCAGAAACCGCCCGCAAAATTCCCGGTGCAATAATTCGCACGTTTGATTCGGCTCCTTTAGCGTTGCAAGCGTTACTCAATGGCAATGTCAGTGCAGTAATTAATGATGCGCCTGTGACGTTGTATGCGATCAAAACCAACAACCTCACCGGGATTAAGGTCACTAGCCAATTGCTGACGGAGGAGTTTTACGGTATTGCCACACCCAAAAATTCTGCTGATTTAGCCAGAATCAACGCTGGCTTGACCCGCATCCTCAGCAACGGCACCTATGACCAAATCTACCGTAAATGGTTTAACGCCCAAGCTCCTTCGCTCGCCACAGCTACGGTTCCTGGTTCAACTTCCCAAGCTGAAACCGCTCCCCCAGCTACTTCCGGTGCGGTCATTACGCGAGCCCTACCCATCCTGATACAAGGCGCTTTGATTACGCTGCAATTAACTGCGCTCTCAGTTTTTTTGGGATTAATCGGTGGCACGTTGATGGGGTTAGCTCGGCTCTCTGCTTCTCGCCCTTGGCGTTGGTTCGCCAGAATCTACATTGACTTTTTTCGAGGCACACCGCTACTGGTGCAGATCTTGATGATCTACTTTGGCATCCCAGCTTTAGTGCAAGGGTTAGGTTTCACCTTTACGTTCAATCGTTTGGGTGCAGCGGTGTTGGCTCTCAGTCTCAACAGCACAGCTTATCTGGCTGAAATTGTACGAGCGGGGATTCAGTCGATCGAGGTGGGCCAAGTAGAAGCAGCGCAATCTCTTGGTTTAGGGCCAGGACAAGCGCTGCGCTATGTGGTTTTCCCACAAGCCTTTCGGCGCATGCTGCCACCTCTAGGCAATGAGTTCATCACCCTGCTAAAAGATACGAGTTTGGTTTCTGTGATTGGGTTTGAGGAACTCCTCCGCCGAGGGCAACTAATCGTAGCTGACAATTACCGCGCCTTTGAAATTTACGCTGCTGTAGCCCTGGTCTACTTAGTTCTAAATCTACTTTCTTCTCAAGCCTTTAGCTTTCTAGAGTCCCGCATGAACCCTGCCCGACGATCGCGCCAACCTAACTCCGACTAACTCCCATCGGTTTATCTACGTCTAGCATCAGTCCGTCTCCCATCGAGCGCTGCACCAGATGACCCATCGACTACCGCTTCCTTAAACCGCTGTTGGTCATAGAAGTAGACGGTACGAATGGGATAAGGAATGGAAACGCCAGCGCGATCGCAAGCTTCCTTTAAGGCAATCATCACAATGGTACGGGTGCGCCGAACTACAGCCTTTGTCGGAGCAGTCCAATAGCGCACCATGAGATCAATAGAGCTTTCACCAAACCCCACAATATCTACTTCTGCCGTTGGCTTGGTCAAGACTTCATCAACCTGGTTCACCGTCTCCAGAAAAGCTTGGATGACTTGGGGTAAAGGCGTGTTGTAATCAACGCCAATGGCTAAATCAGTTCGGCGATGGGGCATTGCAGTTAGAACTTGCACGGGACTCGTGAACACAATGGAGTTGGGAATTACCACCCGTTCGCCTTGGTAGGTACGAAGCAAAGACAGAAAATTTTGGCTGCAACAATCAACTCTGAATGAGTGGCAACTCTGAACGCGTGGGCCAGCCAATCAGCGCGATCGCACTCACAAGCATTACGTCTCAGCTTAGGTACGGCAACGGACAGACAACTCTTTAGCAAAGCCATCAATATAAATTGGAGGGAGCAGCATGAGCCTCAATGCTGTTACGACTGAGTTGAAGTCATAACGTTCAATCAGAGTGCTGCAAACTTGATGGTGCCTTTGATTTTATCTGTAGACGACTATGAAGACGATCGCCTGCTAAGCGCCTTTTTTCTGGAAAGCCTTGGTTACCAAAGTATTACAGCTCCTGATGGCGAAACGGCTTTAGCCCTAACCCAACGCTGCCAACCGGACTTAATTTTACTAGACCTTTGTTTGCCAAGAATGAACGGTCTAGAGGTTGTTCGCCGTCTTAAACAAAATCCACAAACGGCAACGATTCCTGTCATTGCCATCACAGCGATGATAGTGCAGGGTAGTAAAATTTCTAACGCTTCAGCCCTGTGCAATCGTGACCAAGCCTTATTAGCAGGCTGCGATGATTACGTGACCAAGCCCTATACCCTTGAGGAAATAGAGAGCGTCCTTTGTCGTCATCTTAACCAATCCCTCAGTTTCTCTTGAGCACGCCCAAGAGTTGAGAGTGGAAATCTGGCAGATTTCCCCTTAATCTGTTGACATCGTGCCAACTTTTTCTCTCATACTCCTATGATTGGACTGGAAAAAATCGCCCTCCAAGCCGCCAGCATGGGTTTGGCTAGCATTTTCAGCCGTGTGGTTTGGGAGGGAGGCGGCAAACTGCTCGGTTGGATGGGCAAAAAAAGCTTAGACGAAAAAACCAAGCAGGCGATCGCGGCAGCTTCAACCCAGTACGTCCAAAACTATGGGGAGCGCCACGGCATTCTGAAAGTGTTGGGTATGCGTGAGCCTGCACCTTTGGAGTCGATTTACACGACCGTTCAATTGCTCGACAAGTGGGATCTGCGGCGGTTTGAGTCGATTGAAACCTTAGAAAAAGCCTATCGCCAAACTCGAACTCGTAGCTTTCAACCCAAAGAGTCGAGCCGTCAGGATGGTCGAAGAGTTGCCAACGAAAAACAATATTTAATGGTGCTAGGTGGGCCTGGAGCAGGGAAATCGACCTTTCTCCGCAAGTTGGGTTTGGAAGCACTCAAGGGAACCCAAGGTGGCTATGAGCATGAATGTATCCCGGTGCTGATTGAGCTAAAGAGCTTTACTAGCAGCAAGATCAACATCGAGAAAGCGATCGCCCAGGAGTTCAAAATTTGTGGTTTTCCCCACCCGGAAGAAGCCACGACTCAACTGTTAGAACAAGGCAAATTATTAATTTTATTAGATGGCTTAGATGAAGTCCCTGGCAAAAATCTAAATGAAGCAATTTGTCAAATTCAAAACTTTGTCGATCAGTACGATCAAAACCGTTTTATTGCCTCTTGCCGCCTCGCCGCCTATCGCCACAACTTTAGACGATTTACCGATGTGGCAATGGCTGACTTCGACCCTGCCCAAATCAAGCAGTTCATCCATAATTGGTTCCGCTCCAACGAGGATCAGCAAGCTGGCACCGGGCAGAAGTGTTGGGAGTTACTTATAAAGCCAGAAAACGCTGCGGCCAAAGAATTAGCCCACTCGCCTTTACTACTGACACTCCTTTGTTTAGTCTACGATCGCTCTCAAAATTTCCCCAACAATCGCAGTGTTCTTTATCGTAAGGCTCTCCGAGTTTTGCTGGAGGAATGGGCTTCTGAGAAACGCATTTTACGCGATGAAATCTACCAAGGCTTAAGCACCGAATTAGAAGAAATTTTATTATCTGAAATTGCCTATAATGCATTCAAATCAGATCGGCTCTTCTTCTCTCAAGCGGAGATTGTCAGTCAAATCAAAACTTTTTTAACTGATAACTTAAATGCACCCAAACACTTGAATGGAGAGGCGGTATTAAATGCGATCGCGATTCAGCAAGGCATTTTAGTCGAACGGGCAGAAGATGTGTTTTCGTTCTCCCATTTGACGCTGCAAGAATATCTCACTGCCCAGTACATCGCCGACAATCATCAAGTGGTTCGCTTAGTCGCCGATCACCTCACAGACCCGCGTTGGCAAGAAGTATTTTTACTCGTGGCAGGGCTAATGCGGCATGGTGCTGATGAACTACTGATCCGCATGGCTCGCAAAACTCGTCGCTACATCACCACTCCTAAGTTGCAAGCTTTGTTGCAGTGGGCGCACCAAATTACTGAAGGCCCAGGAACCACTGTGAAGCCTGTGGTAAAAAGAGCCTCGGCATTGTTTGTAGCTTTAGCTCGCGATCGCGCCTTAGAACTAGTCCGGGTGCTCCATCCCAATACCGCGCGCGTTTTAGATCTCGTACGGACGCTAGACCTAGTTTGTGCCCCTGCTTCAGTGCAAGCGATCGATTTAGCTCGCGCGATGGAACTGGCCCGCAGCCTCAATTTTGACTGTGCTCCCGCTCGCGCCCGTGCCCGAACTCGCAGCCTGAACCGGATTCCCGCTCGGACTCTAGCTCGCGCCGTCACCAACTCTCTAGCGCAAGAGTTTAGCAAGAGCCAACTGTTTAACAGCGTCAACTTCCACCCCTTGATTGCTCGTCTAGATGCTCTAAAAACCAAAGCCCCAGATACTAGCCAACCCTATGAAGTGCAGCAAGCCTTTCGCGATCGCGTTTCTCAAGTCTGGCTCCACGCCCTCAAGCTCGATGCTGCCCTAGTGGATTTATCCGCCGCAGAGTTACAAGCGCTGGAAAACTACCTTTACGCCAATTGTCTGCTAGTCCGTTGTAAGCAATCAGCCGTTCGAGTTTCAGCCAAAACCTGGGAAGAAATTGAAACGCAAATGCTTTTTGTTGCAGGCTGCTAAGGCTGCTTCAGGAGCTTTACCACAACTAGATGGGTTAACAGGTCTGTGCAGGGGCAGAGGGCGCGATCGCATACTTAGGGTTTAACTTGGGGGATTTAGATTGGGAGCTTTAACAAAAAAGCATGTGGGCTCCATAGTGCTACGCATCAAGTTTAGGGCAAAGGGGGTGCAGGGGCGAAGCCCCCACACCCCGTCTTAACCTTTAACAGTACTGCTATATCAACGTCAAAGATGGGTACAAACTTCAGCAAAAACATGCAAGGTTTTCCTATTAAAAAGATGAGTTTGAATCGAACTGGTTTCTAAGTGCAAAAATCTGGTAGTTTTTGCTACAAATTTGCAGATTTCATCAGAGATTTATCAAAATTACCTGCTTTTATTTGCCACTTCACGGAACAATTCGCTAGCATTTGTATCGTTATGTATGGGAATGTTAAGAGCGTCTGCTACCCGCGATCGCCCAGAGCATTGCTAGGAGCATCGCCGCCATTCCTACCTCTCTCTTACTTGGAACGCATGTTTATGGCGTCAACAAATCAAGGTAGTTTTGCCCTGTTCGATGAAACAGTGGCTCCCGCTAAGAGCAAAGCTCCGTTTAAGCTACAATTTGGTTTTCTCAAGCCTTTACGGCAGTGGCTGGATGGAATTGAAGTCCAAACCCCTCGGTTGGCTCATTTTCTCGCCAAAACAATTCCAGCTCAGTGCCCTTTTGAGAGAGACATTACTCTCTTTGGCCGCAAAATTGCTCATATTCCACCACTGTGCAAATTCAATCCTTTGTACGAGGAATTGGTAGGCCTCCGGTTTCGCGCCCTTTGCTACTTAGTAGATCAGTGTGGCGAGGACATTCAAGCCTATTCCTAGAAACTGTGCCTACATAGGGCTTTGATCAGCTTCCTTCTAGGGAGTTTTAACTGGTTTTCAATGCATCTGCTTGTTTCTGTGCTGTGATCACAGCTTGCGGCGGCACCTTAGATCCATCCCTTAGCGTCACTCCCACTACAATGGCCCCCGTACCAATCGTGACGTTGTCACCTACCTGAGAGCGAAACAAGACTGCATCATCCGCGATCGCCAGGTTGTTGCCGACTTCTAAGGGGCCGTGGAAGACAACGTTGTCGTCTGTATTTAAGTTTCTGCCTATTCGGATGCTGGTGCCTTTGAGGGCATGAAAGGTGACTCGATCTTCGATCGCAGCATTTTCGCCAATGATGATGGGTGAACCTTCATCAGCCCGAATCGAGGTACGCTGACCCACCACACTATTACGGCCCAGGCGCACGTCACCCACAATTCGCACAAATGGGTCGATTCGAACGTTCTGACCTAAGGTGGGTCGCACGGGTTTTGGGTTCCAGGAGGTTCGTGGGGCGGGGCTAATGCCAGTGACGGCATCGAATCCCTGCGATCGATAGAGTTCACCATAATGCTCGGCAAACTCTTCATTCACTTCTAAGACTTCTCTTTGAAACTCGGCATTGTCCGTGGTTTTTAGAGGCAAGGCATCTGCTTGAGCTTGCGTGGTAATGACTGCACCAATCGGGACGAGACGATTTCTGCCAATTCGTACGTTAGCCAGTTTGGCTCCATGCAGCACAAAAGCCCCATCCTCTAGAACGGTGTTCTGCAATTGCGCGTGGAAGCCGATGAAAGTGAAGTTGCCGATTTTGGAATTTTCAATACTGGCTTGGTGAGCAATGCTGACTTGGTTTCCAGTGCTGCTCGATCTGCGACCACAGGCGCTAGTGGGAGAAGGGGTGCGGCGGCGGGCAATAAAAAGAATATTGTCTTGGAGATTTGTTTCATTGCCAATGCAGATGTGAGTGTCGGGATCGGCCCGTAAAACCGTGTTGCTAGCCACAAACACCCGCTTACCCACAGCTACATTACCAAATAGCTCCACTAAAGGGCTAATAAAGCTGGAGTTAACTACGACCGGAGTGGGCCGAAATAAGCTGGTTAAGGAGCTTGGAGTCGCAGCCAAGGTCACAGTTACGGTCAGTACAAGGCCCAAAATAATGCCAATGCTCAGAAAACTCCGCGATCGCTTTTTGAGACGTTGGTGTGTAGAAACAACTTTCACAGCGCAACCAATAAACTAGATACTAACTATTTCTAGGTAGCCGCTTAGCTCTCAGGCCAGTTTTCGACTGATTCAGCTTACCGTAGCTACCAACTGCGACTCAATCTTGGCAGCATCGATCGCCCGACCAATGAAGACTAGGCGGGTTTCTGGTGTTTCATCCGGTTGCCACGGGCGATCGTAGAAGCGCTCGAAGCGTTTACCCACCCCTTGTAGCACCAACCGCATCGACTTATTGGGCACTGCCACAAACCCCTTAATCCGGTAGATTTCTTGCTCTTGCACCAGAGCTTCCAACTGGCGTTGTAGCTGGTCTGGGTCGAAGCTTTGGTTTAGGACAACATGAGTCGAGGTGATATCGTCATCGTGATTATGCTCTTCCTCAGTGTCATGATGGCTGGGGCGCTGCTCCAGGTTGTCTTCCACGGCTGCCTGGAACCCTAAGAGTAGATCTGGGCTGAGTTGACCGCGATCGCTCGCTACAATCTTGACGGCTCTGGGCAATTCTCGCTGAATCAGCTCTAGGGCTTGAGTTTGAGCATCGGCATCTACTAGATCTGTCTTATTCAGCACCACCAAATCGGCACAGGCGAGTTGATCTTCAAACAACTCTTGCAGAGGCGTTTCGTGGTCTAGATTTGGGTCGGCTTGCCGTTGGGCTTCTACAGCTTGCAGATCGCTCGCCAGGGTTCCCTGAGTCACCGCCTCACAATCCACCACTGTTACCACCCCATCTACGGTGGCGGCATTGCGAATTTCGGGCCAGCGAAACGCTTTAATCAACGGCTTGGGCAAAGCCAAACCAGACGTTTCAATCAAAATACAGTCGATCTGATCTCGACGCTTGATTAGCTCTAGCATCGTCGGCAAAAACTCTTCCTGTACGGTGCAGCAAAGACAGCCGTTGGTCAGCTCCACAATGTTGGAAACGTTGGCTGCACTCGCTACTTGCTCCTCACCGGACTCATCTGGACACACTTGGCAAGACCGTAGCAAATCACCATCAATCCCCAACTCGCCAAACTCATTCACCAAGACCGCAATCCGCCGACCTTGATTGTTTTGCAACACATGTCGAATCAGGGTCGTTTTACCACTGCCTAGGAAGCCAGTAATGACGGTAACAGGAATTTTTGCAGCCATGCCTAAACTCAGAAAGGATTTGAAAGGGTTTGAAAAGGATTTGAAAAGGTTTTAGAAGGGGCGATCGCTTGCCCAAATATTGCTTGCTCAGGTTATCACTCTCAGCAGGACGCCTTCAAGCTAATAATCCTGAAAGCTCAGTGACTGCTTTACAACCACCAAGCCTCCAGGATTACAAGTTTGCTCACAATGGAGACTAAATTTTAGATAGAGGATAGTTCCTCGAAGTTAGCGACAGAAGTAGCTCAGCCAGCTTATTCAGCAGTAGCCATTTCGGTGCTGCCACGACCGCGACGACGAGTGAGCGTGTTGAACAGCATCACCCCGATCGCCTTGATCAGGTTACCTTCTAGTTCATTGAACAGCTTCATGTTCATGCCAAAAGCTGAATTAGCTTCCTCAACAATCCGATCAGCTGTCGCCTCGTCCACAGGCAACTCATTCATTGCTTGACGGTAAGTATTTTTGAATGCCTTGTCGTCAGCAATATCTGCAAATTCGTAGAACGCGGTGCCCTCACTTTCTAGATTCATTGCCCGCTGAGCAATCCCCTTGAGGATTTGACCACCCGAGAGATCACCCAAATAACGAGTGTAAGAGTGCGCCGCTAACAACTCAGGCTCTGAAGCCGCGATCTCATGAATCCGTTGCACATAAGCTTGAGCGGCAGGCGAAGGAGCCACTTCTTCACGCCAATTGGGGCCGTAGTAGTAGTAAAGATCCTTCTCTAAGCTTTCCTGCCGATTTAGCTGGGGAAAGTAGAACTTCGAAACAATCGGATGGTTCTGGAGCCGATCCATTTCCTCTTCGATCGCAGAGTAAACGAAGTAGAGATTGGCGACCAGCTTCCGGTAAGAAGTTTTCTCAACAACTCCCTTCAAAAAGCACTTTACGAAGCCGACGTTCTCAGCCATAGTGTGGGCTTTTTTAGTGCCCTCACGAAGTTTGGTTGCTAAATTACCGTTGCCCTCTAAATTGGTAGCGACAGTACTGGTCATACTAAATATCCTGCTAAATTTCCCAACACTAAAGTTGTTTGCTGGAATGGCGATCCTTACGGAAACCTAAAAACCACCTAAATCGTTACAGTAGACCGATTTGATGAGAGTTTGTGTTAAATATTCTGAAGCTCTGTTACGTCAGAGCCACCAAAAGCCTCAGTGAGCCGAAATTCATCCGCATTCAATCCATTACATCACAAGCCGCGCTGCTAGTTATTAAAAAATGTAAGCAGACTGAGCTATTTCGATACATTTTTTCAGGAGGAAGGATAAGGGAGAGAGCGAGGGAGGAGAGAAGCAGGATGAAAAAAGAAAGAGGAAAGAAGATTACATTTCTTTGAGATATTGTTGATAGCCGACTTGGTCTAACTTGGCTTGTTTCTCCATCACCATATCCTTGAGAGATTGGCGATATTGCTGAACTTGCTCTAGCAATGTGGGATTGGAGGTAGCGAGGATTTGCACGGCTAATAGTCCAGCGTTTTTGGCATTGCCGATCGCAACGGTAGCCACAGGAATTCCGGCGGGCATTTGCACAATAGAGTAGAGCGAATCTACACCTTGGAGATTGCGGGTAGCCACCGGAACCCCAATTACGGGTAAAGGAGTGAGAGAGGCGACCATTCCTGGTAAGTGAGCGGCTCCCCCTGCTCCAGCGATGATGACTTTAATTCCGCGTGAGTGGGCTTGCTGGGCATATTCCACCATGCGTTCTGGGGTGCGGTGGGCTGAGACGATGCCAACTTCGTAAGGCACACCGAATTCTTCGCAAACAGCGATCGCAGCTTGCATGGTGGGCAAATCGGAATCACTGCCCATGATGATGCCAACTAAAGGTTGAGTCATTGAGATTTGGATTTGAGATTTTGGATTTTGGATTAAGTTAGAACTTGCAGTTTCAGTGTTGCAACTCTCAATCCAGCACATGGATATTATCAAGGCGCGGGTGCCTGGTTACTCAGGAATTCAACATATTCACATTCAAGACGGCGTGATTCAACGGGTGGAGCTAATGGGCCAATCCGTCGCTGGCGTCATACCCATTCACGAACCCCTGCTAGATGTAAACGAAGACTGGATTTCTCTTGGTGGGATCGATCTACAAATTAATGGGGCTTTGGGGTTAGCCTTTCCAGACCTCGCTCCAGAGCATTTAGGAAAACTGACTGAAATCTGTCAATTTCTGTGGCAGCAAGGCGTAGATGGTTTTTTCCCCACCCTTGTCACCACCTCCATCGAGAACATTCAGCGATCGCTCGCCACCATCGCCCAATTCATCGAGCAAATCCAGCCCACGCAAACTAGAGCCGCCCAAATTCTCGGTGTGCATCTAGAAGGCCCATTCCTCAACCCCGAAAAACGCGGTGCCCACCCTGCCGAATACCTACTGCCCCTCACCGTCGAG harbors:
- a CDS encoding ATP-binding cassette domain-containing protein, with amino-acid sequence MDSTTPAILFEQVEKSFGDLRILQGVSGVVQPGEVVAVIGPSGCGKSTLLRCFNRLESINSGRLLVNGMDLSPPHLKMNQLGGCK
- a CDS encoding response regulator produces the protein MVPLILSVDDYEDDRLLSAFFLESLGYQSITAPDGETALALTQRCQPDLILLDLCLPRMNGLEVVRRLKQNPQTATIPVIAITAMIVQGSKISNASALCNRDQALLAGCDDYVTKPYTLEEIESVLCRHLNQSLSFS
- a CDS encoding Mo-dependent nitrogenase C-terminal domain-containing protein yields the protein MYGNVKSVCYPRSPRALLGASPPFLPLSYLERMFMASTNQGSFALFDETVAPAKSKAPFKLQFGFLKPLRQWLDGIEVQTPRLAHFLAKTIPAQCPFERDITLFGRKIAHIPPLCKFNPLYEELVGLRFRALCYLVDQCGEDIQAYS
- the cobW gene encoding cobalamin biosynthesis protein CobW, with translation MAAKIPVTVITGFLGSGKTTLIRHVLQNNQGRRIAVLVNEFGELGIDGDLLRSCQVCPDESGEEQVASAANVSNIVELTNGCLCCTVQEEFLPTMLELIKRRDQIDCILIETSGLALPKPLIKAFRWPEIRNAATVDGVVTVVDCEAVTQGTLASDLQAVEAQRQADPNLDHETPLQELFEDQLACADLVVLNKTDLVDADAQTQALELIQRELPRAVKIVASDRGQLSPDLLLGFQAAVEDNLEQRPSHHDTEEEHNHDDDITSTHVVLNQSFDPDQLQRQLEALVQEQEIYRIKGFVAVPNKSMRLVLQGVGKRFERFYDRPWQPDETPETRLVFIGRAIDAAKIESQLVATVS
- a CDS encoding mechanosensitive ion channel family protein codes for the protein MAGPRVQSCHSFRVDCCSQNFLSLLRTYQGERVVIPNSIVFTSPVQVLTAMPHRRTDLAIGVDYNTPLPQVIQAFLETVNQVDEVLTKPTAEVDIVGFGESSIDLMVRYWTAPTKAVVRRTRTIVMIALKEACDRAGVSIPYPIRTVYFYDQQRFKEAVVDGSSGAALDGRRTDARRR
- a CDS encoding ABC transporter permease subunit (The N-terminal region of this protein, as described by TIGR01726, is a three transmembrane segment that identifies a subfamily of ABC transporter permease subunits, which specificities that include histidine, arginine, glutamine, glutamate, L-cystine (sic), the opines (in Agrobacterium) octopine and nopaline, etc.) codes for the protein MPNFLRSRWLQRLVVACSCLLLILLGHSASVAQTQRVLRVGTEPAFPPFEFQAPGGGLQGFDIDLMQAIAQAEGLQVEFQSLPFDGLIPALQARTVDAAISSMTITAERQQTVDFSRPYFKAGLAIAVRANNTSTTDLSSLQNQTIGVQIGTTGAETARKIPGAIIRTFDSAPLALQALLNGNVSAVINDAPVTLYAIKTNNLTGIKVTSQLLTEEFYGIATPKNSADLARINAGLTRILSNGTYDQIYRKWFNAQAPSLATATVPGSTSQAETAPPATSGAVITRALPILIQGALITLQLTALSVFLGLIGGTLMGLARLSASRPWRWFARIYIDFFRGTPLLVQILMIYFGIPALVQGLGFTFTFNRLGAAVLALSLNSTAYLAEIVRAGIQSIEVGQVEAAQSLGLGPGQALRYVVFPQAFRRMLPPLGNEFITLLKDTSLVSVIGFEELLRRGQLIVADNYRAFEIYAAVALVYLVLNLLSSQAFSFLESRMNPARRSRQPNSD
- a CDS encoding heme oxygenase (biliverdin-producing), with amino-acid sequence MTSTVATNLEGNGNLATKLREGTKKAHTMAENVGFVKCFLKGVVEKTSYRKLVANLYFVYSAIEEEMDRLQNHPIVSKFYFPQLNRQESLEKDLYYYYGPNWREEVAPSPAAQAYVQRIHEIAASEPELLAAHSYTRYLGDLSGGQILKGIAQRAMNLESEGTAFYEFADIADDKAFKNTYRQAMNELPVDEATADRIVEEANSAFGMNMKLFNELEGNLIKAIGVMLFNTLTRRRGRGSTEMATAE
- a CDS encoding NACHT domain-containing protein, which produces MIGLEKIALQAASMGLASIFSRVVWEGGGKLLGWMGKKSLDEKTKQAIAAASTQYVQNYGERHGILKVLGMREPAPLESIYTTVQLLDKWDLRRFESIETLEKAYRQTRTRSFQPKESSRQDGRRVANEKQYLMVLGGPGAGKSTFLRKLGLEALKGTQGGYEHECIPVLIELKSFTSSKINIEKAIAQEFKICGFPHPEEATTQLLEQGKLLILLDGLDEVPGKNLNEAICQIQNFVDQYDQNRFIASCRLAAYRHNFRRFTDVAMADFDPAQIKQFIHNWFRSNEDQQAGTGQKCWELLIKPENAAAKELAHSPLLLTLLCLVYDRSQNFPNNRSVLYRKALRVLLEEWASEKRILRDEIYQGLSTELEEILLSEIAYNAFKSDRLFFSQAEIVSQIKTFLTDNLNAPKHLNGEAVLNAIAIQQGILVERAEDVFSFSHLTLQEYLTAQYIADNHQVVRLVADHLTDPRWQEVFLLVAGLMRHGADELLIRMARKTRRYITTPKLQALLQWAHQITEGPGTTVKPVVKRASALFVALARDRALELVRVLHPNTARVLDLVRTLDLVCAPASVQAIDLARAMELARSLNFDCAPARARARTRSLNRIPARTLARAVTNSLAQEFSKSQLFNSVNFHPLIARLDALKTKAPDTSQPYEVQQAFRDRVSQVWLHALKLDAALVDLSAAELQALENYLYANCLLVRCKQSAVRVSAKTWEEIETQMLFVAGC
- a CDS encoding carbonate dehydratase; this encodes MSIGIILGLVLTVTVTLAATPSSLTSLFRPTPVVVNSSFISPLVELFGNVAVGKRVFVASNTVLRADPDTHICIGNETNLQDNILFIARRRTPSPTSACGRRSSSTGNQVSIAHQASIENSKIGNFTFIGFHAQLQNTVLEDGAFVLHGAKLANVRIGRNRLVPIGAVITTQAQADALPLKTTDNAEFQREVLEVNEEFAEHYGELYRSQGFDAVTGISPAPRTSWNPKPVRPTLGQNVRIDPFVRIVGDVRLGRNSVVGQRTSIRADEGSPIIIGENAAIEDRVTFHALKGTSIRIGRNLNTDDNVVFHGPLEVGNNLAIADDAVLFRSQVGDNVTIGTGAIVVGVTLRDGSKVPPQAVITAQKQADALKTS
- the purE gene encoding 5-(carboxyamino)imidazole ribonucleotide mutase; translated protein: MSMTQPLVGIIMGSDSDLPTMQAAIAVCEEFGVPYEVGIVSAHRTPERMVEYAQQAHSRGIKVIIAGAGGAAHLPGMVASLTPLPVIGVPVATRNLQGVDSLYSIVQMPAGIPVATVAIGNAKNAGLLAVQILATSNPTLLEQVQQYRQSLKDMVMEKQAKLDQVGYQQYLKEM